In the Mya arenaria isolate MELC-2E11 chromosome 11, ASM2691426v1 genome, one interval contains:
- the LOC128209460 gene encoding cytochrome P450 4A4-like translates to MGLLVTLVMKYLPLVLGFLIGKTIIKLVLRRWELQKIFKAFSGPKPHFLWGNTKELFGDYQGLVRMAELAHVYSGAYPAWTGPADAQLVIVTSGTTRAVLAGADPKDEFSNSLLGPWIGDGLLLSHGKKWERTRRLLTPAFHSDNLKNYIKTFEECSKELVKKWQHSTEPEEVFQHVSLLTLDIIMQCLFGFHSNCQSGSVLHPYIQGVYDVSELVAKRVVNPLYHYKFIYKLSGNGKRFQAACDAIHEHSERIIRERRSLIASEKPGTRNMDFLDVLLTAKDRDDVSLSDKEIRDEVNTFIFEGHESTASTITWFLYNMAKHPEYQNKCREEILEVIGKDKEITWNNINKLSFTEMCISESMRLYPAVPLISRCLGQDTTLPDGRVVPKGVGVSVSLFAVHRDPEVWENPHEYDPERFHPDKRVSSLIHMPFSTGPRKCIGMQFALTQVKVVACEILRNFHIDLDPPHEATPESILFLRSKSGVYLKFIKLPVEGVPIL, encoded by the exons ATGGGTTTGCTTGTGACTTTGGTTATGAAATATCTTCCACTGGTGCTCGGATTCCTGATCGGGAAGACGATTATAAAGCTGGTTTTACGGAGATGGGAGCTGCAGAAGATCTTTAAGGCATTTTCAGGACCCAAGCCGCATTTTCTATGGGGGAACACGAAAGAG CTATTCGGGGACTATCAAGGTCTTGTGCGGATGGCAGAGCTGGCGCATGTTTACTCAGGGGCGTATCCAGCATGGACGGGACCGGCGGACGCCCAACTGGTGATTGTAACATCTGGTACCACAAGGGCTGTCCTGGCTGGAGCAG ATCCTAAAGATGAATTTTCAAACAGCCTCTTGGGTCCATGGATTG GCGATGGTCTCCTGTTAAGCCACGGTAAGAAATGGGAACGGACCAGACGGCTGCTGACTCCTGCCTTTCACTCGGACAACTtgaaaaactatataaaaacgTTTGAGGAATGCTCCAAAGAACTCGTG AAGAAGTGGCAACACTCCACAGAACCAGAGGAGGTGTTCCAGCACGTCAGTCTCCTCACTCTGGACATCATAATGCAGTGTCTATTTGGTTTCCATAGCAACTGCCAGAGCGGAAG CGTTCTTCACCCGTACATTCAGGGTGTGTACGACGTGTCAGAATTGGTTGCCAAGAGGGTCGTTAACCCTCTCTACCATTACAAATTCATCTACAAATTGTCAGGAAATGG caagAGATTTCAGGCGGCGTGTGACGCGATCCACGAGCATTCAGAGCGAATCATCCGAGAACGCCGCTCCCTCATAGCATCAGAGAAACCTGGGACCAGGAACATGGATTTTCTCGACGTTCTCCTTACTGCCaag GACCGTGACGATGTAAGCCTCTCGGACAAGGAGATACGGGATGAGGTCAACACGTTCATATTTGAAGGCCACGAATCCACGGCCAGCACCATCACATGGTTCCTCTACAACATGGCCAAACACCCCGAGTACCAGAACAAGTGTAGGGAGGAGATACTGGAAGTCATCGGGAAGGATAAAGAAATCACATGG aataatatcaacaaaCTTAGCTTCACGGAAATGTGTATAAGTGAGAGCATGAGGCTGTACCCAGCCGTGCCTCTAATTTCCCGGTGTTTGGGCCAAGATACCACATTACCCGATGGAAGGGTCGTTCCCAAAG GAGTTGGGGTGTCTGTCTCCTTATTTGCAGTTCACAGAGATCCAGAGGTTTGGGAAAATCCTCAT GAGTATGATCCGGAAAGGTTTCATCCTGACAAAAGGGTGTCTTCTCTAATCCACATGCCATTTTCCACTGGACCAAG aaaatgtattgGTATGCAATTTGCCTTGACCCAGGTCAAGGTCGTTGCGTGTGAGATCCTGCGTAACtttcacattgaccttgacccaccACACGAGGCCACACCAGAAAGCATTCTGTTTCTCCGCAGCAAATCGGGAGTCTACCTAAAATTTATCAAATTGCCAGTTGAAGGAGTGcccattttatga